Below is a window of Acidimicrobiia bacterium DNA.
CCCGCTGGTGATGCCAAGCTACCCGACGGATGTTTTGCAAACGTACCTTTAGAAGTACCGACGCGCCGCCTCGTAGAGATCCTAAGAAAAGAGCGGCCTCAAGTCGTTATCACCTACGACGAACTCGGCGGATATCCTCATCCAGACCACATACGTACTCACGAGGTGACTATGCGCGCCTTGTCGGCGGCGGCTGATCCGAAGTACGAGCCGGATCTAGGCCCTCCGCATACAACGACAAAGGTTTACTACCACGCATCTTTTGGGAAAGAGCGATTGGAGAAACTCCACCTGGCTCTGGTATCGCTTGGAGTGGAGTCTCCGCTCGACCAGATACTAGCATCGAGAAGAGGCGTCCCGGAGAAGCCGATCACCACAAAAATTCCGATTGTTGCCTGGCTTCCCCAGAGACGCAAAGCACTTCTCGCCCACCGAAGCCAGATCGACCCCGACAGCTTCTTCCTGAAGATCCCAGACGAACTACTCGCCGAAGTACTACCCACAGACGACTACTACCTCGTTACATCGACAGTCGAAACTGACATTCCCGAAGTCGATTTATTCGCAGGGATCCGGTGATGGTGAGTCCGGCCGTTGACAGTTTGGATTCCATGCCAGAAGAGGATTCTTCCGAAAACCGTAATTCATCATCACGCCTGAGATCCGCTCCCGACCTTTCCGTCGCTATTCTTACGCCCAAGAGCTTTTTGCAGATTATCGGGGTGGTTCTTGCTACCCTAGCCATCCTATGGCTCATCGAGCGCCTTGAAGAGCTACTAGTAATCTTCGTGGTATCGCTGTTTTTTTCTTTTGCCCTTGAACCCGCAGTAAATTTTCTCGCTCGCAGCGGAATGAGGAGGGGGCTGGCCACAGGTCTCATCTTCTTAGGAGTGGCACTGCTAGCTGGAGTTTTCATTTCCGCGATCGTCCCGGCCGTAATAGGTCAAGTGTCGCAGTTTATCCAGTCAGCTCCACAGATTTTGGAATCGGCGGCTCACTGGGCGCAAAGGGTTCCGGGTGCATCCCGATTGATAGCAGTAGATCCTTCCACGCACAGCATTCAGATTCAGCAAAGCTTGCGAGATTGGCTGCTAGGCCAGGCTGGCGACGTGCTTTCCGCCGGAACCCTAGCACTAGGAATCCTCTTCAAACTGATGATGGTCTTTTTTTTCACTTTCTACCTCGTCGCCGATGGACCTCGCTTCAGAAGACGCATTTGCTCTCTACTCCCCCCAGACCGCCAGCGTGTTCTCCTGCACGTATGGGAGATCTCAATCCAGAGGACAGGAAGTTTCATTTACACCAAGCTACTTTTGGGAACGATCTCCGCTGCGGCTCATACCATCTTTTACTTCGTCATAGGCGTACCCTATCCGCTGGCAATGGGGATATGGATGGGATTCGTTTCGCAGTTCATCCCCGTCATTGGAACTTACCTCGCAGTTGCTATTCCTCTGGTCGTCGCGTCCCTTGCGAACCCTCCCCTGGGGCTATGGGTCCTAGGTTTCGCTTTCGTTTTCCAGCAAATAGAGAATTACTTCGTGAGCCCCAAACTTTCAGAGAAGACAATGGATATCCACCCTGCTGTAGCGTTCGGGGCAGCTGTAGCCGGGGGGTATCTCTTAGGCGCAACGGGCGCGCTCCTGGGAATTCCCGTGGCCGCGATCATTCAGGCAATCGCTTCTTCGTACCTCCACCGCAAAGAACCGATTGCATCTCCCCTCCTAGCGAGCGATGAGGATCGGGCGATCGAAGACACTGACATTCAGGACTGAGTCGCTGTGGATTCGCGGCGCATCGAAACGTTTGCTAGTCGCACGCCCCAGTTGCGCCGAGGAAGAGGACGGCCGAAGATATCCGTGTCCAAAGGTCTTCGCATCGCCATCGTGTCCACTGGTGTGCTGGCTTCAGCTGTTTTTATCACTGTAGGTATAACGGGGTTGCGCAATCGCCAGATCGGTGCGGAAACCGTGACTTCGTCTCCGACAGCTCCTGCTCGCTCCGATAGCACAGAGATTGCGGGAAAGCTTTTGGAGCCTGTCGAGATCGCTAACGGATTTGCCTCGGTCGAGGCAGGGCCCCAGGGACTGGACGAGCTGACCAAGCGGCTGGGGGAACCAGAGGCCGAATTCGAGAGATCCCGCCTTCGAAATGCTGGGTTTCTACGCGCTGCGGTGACGATTGCTTATAAGCCCGCTGTATCACCCCCTCCGCTAACCGACACTGCGGTAACAGTCGAGATACTCGAGTTCGCTTCCGTGGACGGTGCTATGGCACAGCTTTCCCACGATGCCAGCGGCGGATTGGTTAAGGGCTTTGGTATCTCGGAGCCATACGAAAAGATCGAGGGTTACGCACCCGCTAGCCTCCGGGGGAGCGGGCCGCCAGGTGTTCTCGTCCGAAAATCTATTTCGGCAACTGCAGACAGTGAGACCCCGATAGCGCCGACACCTGAGCGCTCTAGGCACGTGGTAGCGGCAGCCGTTGTACGGGGTTCATGGGAGATCGTGGTTGAGCTTCGGTCCCCCAATCCGCCACCGCTTCAGGAGCTCGAGAGGATTCTAGCCCTGCAAGTATCGAAGCTGGGGCTGTAGACTCATCTTCGATCTCACGCATGCACAGTTCCTTGATAGAGGAACGGCCTATCAAATAAGGCCTGCCGCGCCGGCGGGCGAAGTATTTGTCTTGGAAGGTGTAACTGGTCCGGCTTTTTTGAGTGGCAGCAGGAGAAGGAGTTCCTATGAGTACCATAGCGATAACGGGTGTATCCGGATACATAGCCCAGCGCCTCGTTCAGCGTCTGGAGGCGGACAGCGACATCGAGCGGATCGTCGGAATCGACGTTGCAGAACCGAAGTTTCGCTTCCAGAAACTCGACTTCTACCGGCTCGATATTCGGGACCCTCACATAGCTCAGGTCTTTTCGGGCACAGACGCCGTCGTACACCTTGCCTTTGTTTTAAATCCGATGCAGGACGAGCAGTTGATGCGAGACATCAACGTAGAGGGGACGCGAAACGTTTTGAACGCTGTCGAGAAATCCGGTAGCAGAAAGCTCGTGTACACCAGCTCAATGGTGGCCTATGGAGCCCGCCCCGACAATGACTATCCCTTAACCGAGGAAAGTCCCCTTCGGGCCAATACCGACTTCAGCTACGCCGAGCACAAGCTAGAAGTAGAGCTACTCTTGCAAAAGTGGAAAGCGGATCACCCCGATGTGACGGTAACTATCTTTCGATTCGCGATCGTCTTCGGACGGCATGTCCAAAACTTCATCTCTCGCACCCTTGAGTCACCCCGCATCTTTGCCGTAAGGGGATACAGACCGCCCCTTCAATTCCTGCACGAGGAAGACGCCGCGGAGTCCCTGTACTTCGCATTGACGCACGACCTCGATGGCGCCTACAACGTATGCCCGGACGACGAGATTTCCTTTGAAGAGATACTGGAAATTGCGGGCAAAAAAACCATCGAGCTTCCTCAATCTGTGATGTTCTCGTTGGCCAAACTGGGGTGGAACGCCGGACTTCTCGAAGCCCCTCCAGGTGAGATCAACTACCTGATGTATCCAGCGATTATGTCCAACCGCAAAATCGTCGAGGCCGGCTTTCAGTTCAAGCACTCGAGCAGGGATGCCCTCGCCGATGCCTTGGATGCCAACCGCGGGTGGGTAACCATCGGAAGGTGGAGAATGCCCGAAAACGTGTACCGGTCGAGAGTAAACGCCGTGAAATCCGTCGGGCTGGCAATTGCGGGCGGTTACCTACTTCGCCGGCTTGCAAAGCGCAGAGCATCCAAGCGTCTATGATGCCGAGGGGTGAGTACCAGCCGATCTGCCAGGTCCGGAAGGTCCTCCCCCGGCGCTTTCGCCGTCTCGCAGCACCGGCAGTCTGACTACATATCGCCTGCCCTCCTCGGTGGGCACTTGGGTGACCTTACCGCCCACCTCTTCCACAAGGGCTCTGGCGATTGGAAGTCCAATCCGCCTGCTCCCAGCCGGATGTGCTCGTCTGGCCAAGCTTTCGACTGGAAAAACTCCCGATTTGTCTTCCACAACAATCTCGACCCATTTTCCCTCTGGCAAGCTCGAGACCGCTATCGGCGTGCCGGGCGGCGAAGACCTCCATGCATCGATAAGAAGATTGGCAAGAATACGCTCGAGAGTTTTCGAATCTAAGTCGACCAACGAGCGAGATCCTGGCCTCACGTCGATTCGCGCCCCGGGCAAAGATGGTAGAAGCTTGGCGGCCCTGGCCACAATTGAGTCGACCTCTGCGGGCCATATGGGTCGCGAATCTTCCTCAGCCTGCGATTCGGAAATCACTGTCTGAGGGCGTGAGTGAAGCCGTAGCGACTTGAGGTCAAAGCCGTACGCAGCAGAAACGATTTTACTTGCGTTCGACACCGCCTCCCGTTGATCGGCACCGGGATTCTGAGCAGCTTCCCTGGATATTGCCCCGAAAGAGCGGATGAATTCAAAAGGGTCTGCTTTTCCTTCAAGAGTGGCTTCGATCGCCTCGGCAACCTCCAGCTCCGACGCTGCCGATCTAGAGAGGGCCCGGGCCACCGTGATCACAGCTTTGGTTACGGCCCTTGGAAACCTGTCGTAAGCGGAGATAACCCCGTAAACACCATCACCGGTCGGTACCAGAGGAAAACCTATATATGCCCTAACGCCTGTCGCCCCTCCCTTCTCTCGGAAGTGAGAGTCGGCCAAAGTATCCGGCACTACTATGTACGACCTGAGGGCGACCACGTCTTCCTCAAAGGAGCCTGTCAATTCCCGTACTTGGCCTAGCTCTGGAATCCCAAATGAAGAGCTATCCTGTCCAGAACGGGCCACAGCTTCCACCCTGAGCGCTGCGCCAGCGACCTCCGAGACCAACTTGTACACTGCCACGGTCGCGAATTGGCTCGCCACTAGGAAAGCCTGCAGCAGGTCGAAAGTGGCTACCCTCGCTGCATCCAGCCGCTGCTCCAAAAAGTTGTCGAGACCCATTGCGCGTCCCCAGTTTGCGGCCTCGCCGGGCTATTGCACCGACGCAATCCCCATTCGTTCAGCGGTATTAATACTCGTAGAATCCCTCGCCCGACTTTCGCCCCAGCTTGCCAGCGGCGACGAGCCTCTTGAGAAGCGGGGCGGGTGCATAGTTGGGGTCTCTGAACTCCTCGTAGAGAGCCTCAATTATTGACAGCGAGGTGTCCAAACCTACCAGATCGAGAAGGGCGAAAGGCCCCATCGGGAACCCGCATCCTGCCATCATCGCCTGGTCGATATCATCTCGCGTGGCAACTGCCGACTCCAAAAGCTTCACAGCATTGTTGAGGTACGGAAAGAGAAGCGCGTTGACGATGAATCCTGCTTGGTCCTTCACGACTACTGGCTTTTTGCCCAGCGACTCCACGAATTCCCGAGCAATTTCGACCGTCTCCTCGGAGGTTGTGATCGCTTTTACCACCTCGACCAACTGCATTACAGGAGCTGGATTGAAGAAATGAATTCCCAACACTTTGTCGGCACGACTGGTTTGCGCTGCCATCTCGACAACCGGGAGCGTGGAGGTGTTGGTGGCCAACAGGCACTCCTCCTTACAAATATCGTCCAGGTGATTGAACAAGTCCTTTTTTGTAGCCAGGTCTTCTACGACGGTTTCTATAACCAAGTCACAGTCGGACAAATCCTTCAGGTCAGAGGTGGTCCGAATGCGGGAGAGCGTGGCGTCCTTGGTGGCCTCGTCGATTTTGGCTTTTTCCACCAGTCTGCTGAGATTCTTGTCGATGGAGCTAACAGTAGCCTCAGCCCGCTCACGAGTTCTTGAGCGAAGAACCACCTCTAAACCGGCTTGAGCGCACACCTGAGTGATACCCGAGCCCATGATCCCCGAACCCACAACACCGACCTTGGCTATCTTCATATCCAACCTCCTGCTAATTATGCGGTAGGGTCGTGCACTCGAACGAGCACGGGGCCGCATGGGTTTTCGTGTTAATCGAACCCAGCAGTCGCCCGCCTCGACGAACGGTACGATAAAGACTAACCCGCGTTTTCCAGCCCCTGCACTTGCCAGCGGCAATCTGAACGCTCTCAAGTGGCCGCAGTCTTTTCTGTTAGGAGCAATT
It encodes the following:
- the mca gene encoding mycothiol conjugate amidase Mca encodes the protein MKSGACYWDVTPDNRDSELALLAVHAHPDDEASKGAATLAKYADEGVRTSVVTCTGGERGDILNKRLDKQELAAHIAKIRAREMEESARVLNLARHYWLGFEDSGFPAGDAKLPDGCFANVPLEVPTRRLVEILRKERPQVVITYDELGGYPHPDHIRTHEVTMRALSAAADPKYEPDLGPPHTTTKVYYHASFGKERLEKLHLALVSLGVESPLDQILASRRGVPEKPITTKIPIVAWLPQRRKALLAHRSQIDPDSFFLKIPDELLAEVLPTDDYYLVTSTVETDIPEVDLFAGIR
- a CDS encoding AI-2E family transporter is translated as MVSPAVDSLDSMPEEDSSENRNSSSRLRSAPDLSVAILTPKSFLQIIGVVLATLAILWLIERLEELLVIFVVSLFFSFALEPAVNFLARSGMRRGLATGLIFLGVALLAGVFISAIVPAVIGQVSQFIQSAPQILESAAHWAQRVPGASRLIAVDPSTHSIQIQQSLRDWLLGQAGDVLSAGTLALGILFKLMMVFFFTFYLVADGPRFRRRICSLLPPDRQRVLLHVWEISIQRTGSFIYTKLLLGTISAAAHTIFYFVIGVPYPLAMGIWMGFVSQFIPVIGTYLAVAIPLVVASLANPPLGLWVLGFAFVFQQIENYFVSPKLSEKTMDIHPAVAFGAAVAGGYLLGATGALLGIPVAAIIQAIASSYLHRKEPIASPLLASDEDRAIEDTDIQD
- a CDS encoding 3-hydroxybutyryl-CoA dehydrogenase; the protein is MKIAKVGVVGSGIMGSGITQVCAQAGLEVVLRSRTRERAEATVSSIDKNLSRLVEKAKIDEATKDATLSRIRTTSDLKDLSDCDLVIETVVEDLATKKDLFNHLDDICKEECLLATNTSTLPVVEMAAQTSRADKVLGIHFFNPAPVMQLVEVVKAITTSEETVEIAREFVESLGKKPVVVKDQAGFIVNALLFPYLNNAVKLLESAVATRDDIDQAMMAGCGFPMGPFALLDLVGLDTSLSIIEALYEEFRDPNYAPAPLLKRLVAAGKLGRKSGEGFYEY